CCGGAGGCTCGCCGTCTCGTCACCCTGCTCGGCGAACCGCGTCTGCAGGTACCGCGCGAGCACACGCTGGTACCGGTCGACCGTCGCGACTTCCTTGTCCCGCAACGAAGCCACGGTGCGCGTGAGCGTGAACCGCTTGAGCGACACGTCGAGGTCCGCGGCGTAGTAGTCGAGCACCAGGCTCACTGTCGAGCACGCCACCTCGACGGGGTCGCGCGACGGATCGGCGCGCTCGAAGGCCTGCTCCATCTCCGTGACGATCTCGTCGTGGTTGGCGAAGAGCACGTCGTCCTTGGTGTCGAAGTACCGGAAGAACGTGCGGCGCCCGACTCCCGCCGCGGCGGCGATCTCGTCGACGGTCGTCGCCTCGTACCCGTTGGCCACGAACAAGTCCACGGCCGCCGAGGACAGCGCGCGGCGCAGCTGCCGTCGGCCGGCGGGCGTCGCCCCGACCCGGGTGGCCGGCGCGCGGCGCTGCGATTCCGTCA
The sequence above is a segment of the Amycolatopsis sp. 2-15 genome. Coding sequences within it:
- a CDS encoding TetR family transcriptional regulator; protein product: MTESQRRAPATRVGATPAGRRQLRRALSSAAVDLFVANGYEATTVDEIAAAAGVGRRTFFRYFDTKDDVLFANHDEIVTEMEQAFERADPSRDPVEVACSTVSLVLDYYAADLDVSLKRFTLTRTVASLRDKEVATVDRYQRVLARYLQTRFAEQGDETASLRAAVAAAAIAAANNHVLRRWLRSGGKDDIAVSAARAFALVGEAFRPVNAETTVVAVLSTATPLPEVMARLGAAFQDSD